In one window of Cytophagaceae bacterium ABcell3 DNA:
- a CDS encoding AsmA-like C-terminal region-containing protein gives MFKRIAKILLYLFFSIAIVFTILFSIIFINQDRIIKLTINELNKYLITKVEVSDNIDTELFSTFPNASVKLEKVRIYESIKGSDALLADLESAYLAIDLWTLITKGNISISRIFLENGSIDIKFLSDGSNNFSIIKFPDEPSDDTGADFNINLISLEKVNLKYSNEVSEQRYDIFCKNNQATLSYVNEIWDIKISGHSHVNYVSISNHDYVKDKSLDITCRLAYDESQEYLNISQSAIKLNSFLFSISGDVKTGNTSEVNINIEGEEGRVESLLSLLPPRFKKDLGKFRAKGDVYFKGKVAGVVSATKNPLVELSFGFSDTSLEHPNLNSPVTGATLKGSFTNGKFRNETSTLLALDELKGIYDGKTIKGRIVVANFQEPTLDMELSGAINLGFLLAIYPIEEINSAEGEVEMNIHFNGRLADFKTHAGSKRINTSGDIILRKVRFKHVDYPYEFKKLNGNFLFNRSDLAINEFTGYLGKSHFDLKGSFRNIIPRLVFQREKLFIEADLKSNHVDLEELLDYSDSNNKQSVSKTTYQNTLFDHYDFKLNCDIRKLNFKKFSAKNIKTTIKTNTPFVKVNRASLDIAGGNLSFNSDFNLSNLDNINVTIDAIAKDIHSDSLFYIFGNFDQQFITHKHLKGQIFCQGLISFKMNQHLDIHLPTIASDLDVTIKNGHLIAFEPMQQLSKFIDEKSLANINFSEMRNKIHIVNEVIYIPEMMIKSNIADISVSGSHSFNTDMDYRLGVPLKAIKKNHKDKDEAFGAIEDDGRRGAVLFLTIKGNSDNYKVGYDSKRAVKKIGEDIKGQGQEIKDIIKGRKDSETRYHELDTEEYFDFDED, from the coding sequence ATGTTCAAAAGAATAGCCAAAATACTGCTCTACCTGTTTTTCTCAATTGCGATAGTCTTTACTATCTTGTTTAGCATTATTTTTATAAATCAGGATAGAATAATTAAGTTAACTATCAATGAACTGAATAAATACCTGATAACCAAAGTTGAAGTTAGTGACAATATAGACACAGAACTTTTCTCAACCTTTCCCAATGCATCTGTCAAACTAGAAAAAGTTCGTATTTACGAATCCATAAAAGGAAGCGATGCTTTATTAGCTGACCTAGAGTCTGCTTATTTGGCTATAGACCTATGGACTTTAATAACCAAGGGCAACATAAGCATTTCCCGGATTTTTTTAGAAAATGGAAGTATAGATATTAAGTTTCTTTCAGACGGCTCTAATAATTTTTCCATTATTAAGTTTCCTGACGAGCCTTCAGACGACACCGGCGCCGACTTTAATATCAACCTGATTTCTCTGGAAAAAGTAAACCTGAAATACTCAAACGAAGTATCAGAGCAACGCTACGACATATTTTGTAAAAACAATCAAGCCACCCTATCCTATGTCAATGAAATTTGGGACATAAAAATTTCGGGGCACTCCCATGTCAATTATGTGAGCATATCTAACCACGATTATGTAAAAGACAAATCATTGGACATTACTTGCAGGCTAGCCTATGACGAAAGTCAGGAATACCTAAACATCAGCCAATCTGCGATAAAACTCAATAGTTTCCTTTTTTCCATTTCAGGAGATGTGAAAACAGGAAACACTTCGGAGGTCAACATCAATATAGAAGGCGAAGAAGGAAGGGTTGAGTCATTGCTTTCTCTATTGCCCCCTCGATTCAAAAAAGACTTGGGGAAATTTAGGGCGAAAGGAGATGTTTATTTTAAAGGAAAAGTTGCAGGAGTAGTATCTGCCACTAAAAACCCTCTAGTAGAGCTTAGCTTTGGGTTTTCCGACACATCATTAGAACACCCTAACCTAAACAGCCCTGTAACTGGCGCAACTTTAAAAGGCAGCTTCACCAATGGCAAGTTCCGTAATGAGACGTCCACCTTACTTGCCTTAGATGAGCTTAAAGGAATATATGACGGAAAAACCATCAAAGGCAGGATAGTCGTTGCCAATTTCCAGGAACCAACGTTAGATATGGAATTATCTGGTGCTATCAACTTAGGTTTCCTTTTGGCTATTTACCCAATTGAAGAAATAAACTCCGCAGAAGGGGAAGTAGAAATGAATATTCACTTCAACGGCCGTTTGGCTGACTTTAAAACTCACGCTGGGAGCAAACGCATAAATACCTCTGGTGACATCATTTTAAGGAAAGTAAGGTTTAAGCATGTAGATTACCCCTATGAGTTCAAGAAGCTGAACGGAAACTTCCTTTTTAACAGAAGCGATTTGGCAATCAATGAATTTACCGGCTATTTGGGCAAAAGCCACTTTGATCTCAAAGGTTCATTCAGGAATATTATACCTAGACTCGTTTTCCAAAGAGAGAAGTTATTTATAGAAGCTGATTTAAAATCTAACCACGTTGATCTAGAAGAGCTACTGGATTATTCAGACAGCAATAATAAGCAAAGCGTATCAAAAACCACCTATCAAAATACACTTTTTGACCATTACGACTTTAAGCTGAACTGCGACATCAGGAAATTGAACTTTAAGAAATTTTCTGCTAAAAACATCAAGACCACTATAAAGACCAATACCCCATTCGTCAAAGTAAACCGAGCATCATTAGATATTGCTGGCGGAAATTTATCATTCAACTCTGATTTTAACCTTAGCAACTTAGATAATATAAATGTCACTATAGACGCTATAGCTAAGGACATCCACTCTGACAGCCTATTTTACATCTTTGGAAATTTTGACCAACAGTTCATCACCCATAAGCATTTAAAAGGCCAAATCTTTTGCCAAGGGCTCATTTCGTTTAAAATGAACCAGCATTTGGACATTCATTTACCTACCATTGCCTCAGATTTAGATGTGACTATAAAAAATGGCCACTTAATAGCATTTGAACCTATGCAGCAACTTTCTAAGTTCATTGACGAAAAAAGCCTTGCCAACATCAACTTTTCTGAAATGAGAAATAAAATACATATAGTAAATGAGGTTATTTACATTCCAGAAATGATGATCAAGTCTAATATAGCAGACATAAGTGTCTCAGGCAGCCATTCATTCAATACAGATATGGACTACAGATTGGGGGTGCCTTTGAAAGCAATTAAGAAAAACCACAAAGATAAAGACGAAGCATTTGGAGCTATAGAAGATGATGGCAGAAGAGGGGCTGTATTATTCCTTACTATAAAAGGAAATAGTGATAACTATAAAGTAGGATATGACTCAAAAAGAGCCGTCAAAAAAATAGGAGAAGATATTAAAGGTCAAGGCCAGGAGATCAAAGATATCATCAAAGGACGCAAAGATTCCGAAACCAGGTACCATGAATTAGACACTGAGGAGTACTTTGACTTTGATGAAGATTAG
- the ilvA gene encoding threonine ammonia-lyase IlvA, whose protein sequence is MSELISVEEIVKASKRLNGIVTHTPLIKNHNLSTKYGCELHLKREDLQVVRSYKIRGAYNLMCSYPQNELKKGVVCASAGNHAQGVAYSCKLMKVPGKIFMPNTTPKQKVKQVKMFGSDFVEVVLTGDTFDDAYEEAIKYSDQNKKLFIHPFDDKKVIEGQGTVAVETLDDLSEEIDYLVIPIGGGGLAAGISSYFKKISPKTKIIGMEPAGAPAMYESIKQGKVVTLDKIDKFIDGAAVKTVGELNFKICSKTLDEVVLVPEGKVCSTIIKLYNEEAIVAEPAGALSIAGLDFIADRLKGKNVVCVVSGSNNDLGRMNEIRERSLIYEGLKHYFIVSFPQRAGALREFLDEVLGPNDDITRFEYTKKNIKEAGPALVGIELKYREDYNLLMERMNKKKIDYIEINKDPNLFGYFL, encoded by the coding sequence ATGTCGGAATTAATTTCTGTTGAAGAAATAGTAAAAGCCAGTAAAAGGCTAAATGGTATAGTAACACATACCCCTTTAATCAAAAATCATAATTTATCCACTAAATATGGTTGTGAGCTCCATTTGAAACGAGAAGATCTGCAAGTGGTCAGGTCTTATAAGATCAGAGGTGCTTATAACCTTATGTGCAGCTATCCTCAAAATGAGCTGAAGAAAGGGGTAGTGTGTGCAAGTGCCGGAAACCATGCGCAAGGGGTAGCTTACTCATGTAAGCTCATGAAGGTACCAGGGAAAATATTTATGCCTAATACCACTCCTAAGCAAAAGGTAAAGCAGGTCAAAATGTTTGGAAGTGATTTTGTAGAGGTTGTGCTTACCGGCGACACCTTTGACGATGCCTATGAAGAAGCCATCAAATATTCTGACCAAAACAAGAAACTCTTTATACATCCGTTTGATGATAAGAAGGTCATTGAAGGGCAGGGAACGGTTGCTGTAGAAACACTGGACGACCTTTCTGAGGAAATTGACTATTTAGTAATTCCTATTGGTGGTGGTGGACTTGCGGCAGGAATTTCTTCTTATTTTAAAAAGATTAGTCCTAAAACAAAAATTATTGGGATGGAGCCTGCTGGGGCACCTGCCATGTACGAGTCTATTAAGCAGGGAAAAGTAGTTACTCTTGATAAAATAGACAAGTTTATTGATGGCGCTGCTGTTAAAACAGTGGGGGAGCTAAATTTTAAAATTTGTTCCAAAACCCTGGATGAAGTTGTTTTAGTGCCTGAAGGAAAAGTTTGCTCTACCATTATCAAGCTTTACAACGAAGAGGCTATCGTGGCTGAGCCCGCTGGTGCACTGTCTATTGCCGGCCTTGATTTTATAGCAGATCGGCTCAAAGGTAAAAATGTGGTCTGTGTGGTCAGTGGCAGTAATAATGATTTGGGCAGAATGAATGAGATTCGGGAACGCTCACTTATTTATGAAGGCCTTAAGCATTACTTTATTGTTAGCTTCCCTCAACGGGCTGGTGCCTTGCGGGAGTTTCTCGATGAAGTTTTGGGGCCAAATGACGATATTACCCGTTTTGAATATACTAAGAAAAACATTAAAGAAGCAGGACCCGCATTGGTAGGTATAGAGCTGAAATACAGAGAGGATTATAATTTGTTGATGGAGCGGATGAACAAGAAGAAGATAGATTATATAGAAATCAATAAAGATCCGAACCTGTTCGGTTATTTCTTATAA
- a CDS encoding DUF547 domain-containing protein: MEKFQIGVLVFFLWIVSVVPADAQKFQRKFFRKSNKFFKEYVSEGKVDYARVKKKPHKLDDLLQLIEKANLSRSPEPVLKAFYLNAHNVLVISGVVKNYPVSSPYDIEGFFTNKDFKVSGQTLSLQELKHDIILSKFSDKKLYFGLSTGTSGFFPAPEEAFFPKTLDKQLKQCLRNAVNDEKFVRVKKNSGTVLLSESLMMWKQAVDKKDIIKFINEHRNEEIPDSYKIVWYPASHILNK, from the coding sequence ATGGAGAAGTTTCAAATTGGTGTGCTAGTTTTCTTTCTTTGGATTGTGAGTGTTGTTCCGGCAGATGCTCAAAAATTTCAAAGAAAGTTCTTTAGAAAATCTAATAAGTTTTTTAAAGAATATGTTTCTGAAGGAAAAGTAGACTATGCCAGAGTCAAGAAAAAGCCTCATAAGCTAGATGACCTTCTTCAATTGATAGAAAAAGCAAACCTTTCTCGCTCTCCTGAACCTGTGCTTAAGGCTTTTTATTTAAATGCCCACAATGTATTGGTCATATCGGGTGTGGTGAAAAACTACCCTGTTAGCTCTCCCTATGATATTGAAGGTTTTTTTACTAACAAAGATTTTAAAGTTTCAGGGCAAACGCTTTCATTACAAGAGCTTAAGCATGATATAATTTTGAGCAAGTTTTCGGATAAAAAGCTTTATTTTGGTTTGTCAACAGGAACCTCTGGGTTTTTTCCAGCCCCCGAAGAAGCCTTTTTCCCAAAAACACTCGATAAGCAGTTAAAGCAGTGCTTGAGAAATGCGGTCAACGATGAAAAGTTTGTTAGGGTAAAGAAGAATTCTGGAACTGTCTTGTTAAGTGAATCTTTGATGATGTGGAAACAAGCGGTAGACAAGAAAGATATCATTAAGTTTATTAACGAACATCGGAATGAGGAAATACCGGATAGCTATAAGATTGTCTGGTATCCGGCCAGTCATATTTTAAACAAATGA
- a CDS encoding porin family protein: MRNSIIFTLLIMFISAQVDGQVSLGIRGGLNLSDYEAGSRPEGLRMPLLPSPAIGGFLNFRTGKHFSIQTEVNFSPLGRQFRSIEGDMREVTRIQYLNSNLLANFSVGSKSLRFYGEVGPYAGYALWGRTSWDYRNVEPLDDGTRNIDFEDDNLERYDFGLLVGMGIKLMVGPGYTFLDGRIGHGFADLRRREVEGTRPWYNRFLNFSTGYVWPIGN, translated from the coding sequence ATGAGGAATAGTATAATTTTTACTCTACTGATAATGTTTATAAGCGCTCAGGTCGATGGGCAGGTTTCCCTAGGCATTCGTGGCGGTTTAAACTTATCTGACTATGAAGCAGGTTCTCGACCTGAAGGGTTAAGAATGCCGCTTCTGCCGAGTCCTGCTATTGGTGGGTTTTTAAACTTTCGGACAGGTAAGCATTTTTCTATTCAGACAGAAGTAAACTTTTCTCCACTTGGCAGACAATTTAGATCCATTGAAGGGGATATGCGGGAGGTAACTAGGATTCAATATCTTAATAGCAATCTTTTGGCAAACTTTTCCGTTGGATCCAAATCCTTAAGATTTTATGGAGAGGTGGGGCCTTATGCAGGTTATGCTTTATGGGGGCGTACATCGTGGGACTACCGAAATGTGGAGCCTTTGGATGACGGTACCCGAAACATAGACTTTGAGGACGACAATCTTGAGAGGTACGATTTTGGTTTATTGGTAGGAATGGGAATAAAGTTAATGGTCGGCCCAGGTTATACTTTTTTAGATGGACGTATAGGGCATGGTTTTGCAGATTTGAGAAGGAGGGAGGTAGAAGGGACGCGGCCTTGGTACAACCGATTTCTGAATTTCTCTACTGGCTATGTTTGGCCCATTGGAAATTGA
- a CDS encoding outer membrane beta-barrel protein, protein MKRKLSIVFFLAGLLMFAQASYAQVGQVGFGASAGVNLPVGTLGDRYNASFGVQGSFRYQAMEEVVIGLNAGYNRFSIGSAFSRGSQDFIPVTGFFEYYLSDESIRPYIGLDAGVYIYRGSQWVSGINQLTVQTEAKFGAAPVFGLLFETAERFYVNGSVRYNYVMNTLEGSNVSRPYSWFGLNVGIVYMLSN, encoded by the coding sequence ATGAAAAGGAAATTGTCTATTGTATTTTTCTTAGCTGGGCTACTAATGTTTGCTCAAGCTTCTTATGCTCAGGTTGGACAGGTGGGGTTTGGGGCTTCGGCCGGTGTCAATCTTCCTGTAGGCACCTTGGGCGACCGGTATAATGCCTCTTTTGGTGTACAAGGGTCTTTTAGATATCAGGCCATGGAAGAGGTTGTTATTGGGTTAAATGCTGGCTATAACCGTTTTAGCATAGGTAGTGCTTTTTCTAGGGGGAGTCAAGACTTTATACCTGTAACGGGATTTTTTGAGTATTATTTATCTGACGAAAGTATACGTCCCTACATTGGTCTTGATGCAGGCGTGTATATATATAGAGGCTCCCAATGGGTTTCAGGCATAAATCAACTTACTGTACAAACAGAGGCTAAGTTTGGAGCGGCTCCTGTTTTTGGATTATTGTTTGAAACTGCTGAAAGGTTCTATGTTAATGGTAGTGTAAGGTACAACTATGTCATGAACACACTGGAAGGCAGTAATGTTAGCCGGCCTTATTCTTGGTTTGGGCTTAATGTTGGGATTGTGTATATGCTAAGTAATTAG